The Chloroherpetonaceae bacterium genome window below encodes:
- the ispD gene encoding 2-C-methyl-D-erythritol 4-phosphate cytidylyltransferase — protein MASYAIIAAGGLGTRMQLKPGLSKQFLKINRTPVVIHTLRAFEVCPFISEIAVGISNEGMSSLKSFIKKYDLKKVTVTVLGGNERQDSINNALQALRPKLKENDIIHIHDGARPFILPSDIERINNAAIKSGAAVPATKPKDTLKTIQKEGLFFSETLDRSRIRQVQTPQAFRAELILEAHEKAQSEGFYGTDDATLVEKYFPSALISIVETDYFNIKITTPEDLDFAQAIYKRRQNHKNLLF, from the coding sequence ATGGCCAGTTACGCCATTATAGCCGCAGGCGGTTTGGGAACTCGCATGCAATTGAAACCCGGGTTAAGCAAACAGTTCCTGAAAATCAATCGAACTCCCGTCGTGATCCATACCCTTCGAGCTTTTGAAGTATGCCCATTTATTTCTGAAATTGCCGTTGGGATTAGTAACGAAGGTATGAGTTCTCTCAAATCATTTATTAAAAAATATGACCTCAAAAAGGTAACAGTTACGGTTCTTGGAGGTAACGAACGGCAAGATTCAATTAATAACGCCCTTCAAGCGCTGCGCCCAAAACTGAAGGAAAATGACATTATTCATATTCACGACGGTGCGAGACCATTCATACTTCCAAGTGATATCGAGCGAATAAACAACGCCGCTATCAAATCTGGCGCAGCGGTTCCCGCAACAAAACCAAAAGACACCCTTAAAACCATTCAGAAAGAAGGATTATTCTTTTCAGAAACCTTAGACCGTTCAAGGATTCGGCAAGTTCAAACCCCTCAAGCTTTCAGAGCAGAATTGATTTTAGAAGCGCATGAAAAAGCGCAAAGTGAGGGATTTTACGGAACCGATGACGCCACTTTGGTTGAAAAGTATTTCCCCTCAGCATTGATTTCAATTGTTGAAACCGATTACTTTAACATAAAAATCACAACCCCCGAAGACCTAGATTTTGCCCAAGCCATTTACAAACGAAGGCAAAACCATAAAAATCTGTTATTTTGA
- the queA gene encoding tRNA preQ1(34) S-adenosylmethionine ribosyltransferase-isomerase QueA has product MRLTEFRYVVPKTAIALYPKEPREKCKLMVAHRRDKTIEDYKFTDITDFLKKGDVIVLNNTKVFPARLYGHKEKTSAKIEVFLLRELNKQMGLWDVLVEPARKVRVGNKIYFPNDLVAEVVDNTTSRGRTIRFLNPEIDIFQLVEKIGMMPIPPYLKREPDEKDKVRYQTVFASVPGAVVAPAAGLHFSMELLQKIKKMGVDIVQITLHPGLNTFKPVEVEDVSKHKMDSEYYNVPFSTADRINKLKQSRSGRVFAVGTTVCRALEANATVEGRIRFGEGWTDKFIFPPYEFKVVDALITNFHQPESTLLMLTSAFMGHEFMMKSYKTALKNNYKFFAYGDAMLVM; this is encoded by the coding sequence ATGCGGCTCACGGAATTTCGCTATGTAGTTCCGAAAACGGCAATCGCATTATATCCTAAAGAGCCACGCGAAAAATGCAAATTGATGGTTGCTCATCGCCGTGATAAAACAATTGAAGATTACAAATTCACAGACATCACTGATTTTCTTAAAAAAGGCGATGTAATTGTGTTAAACAATACCAAAGTTTTTCCGGCTCGGCTCTACGGTCATAAGGAAAAAACATCCGCTAAAATTGAAGTCTTTTTACTGCGTGAGTTGAACAAACAAATGGGGCTTTGGGATGTTTTGGTTGAGCCTGCGAGAAAAGTTCGTGTGGGCAATAAAATTTACTTTCCAAATGATCTTGTAGCGGAAGTGGTTGATAACACTACCTCTCGAGGAAGAACTATTCGATTTCTAAACCCGGAGATTGATATTTTCCAATTGGTTGAAAAAATCGGGATGATGCCGATCCCACCTTACCTGAAGCGTGAACCCGACGAAAAAGATAAAGTCCGATACCAAACCGTATTCGCATCTGTACCCGGTGCTGTTGTCGCTCCGGCTGCTGGACTTCATTTCTCGATGGAACTGCTTCAAAAGATTAAAAAGATGGGGGTTGATATTGTTCAAATCACCTTGCATCCGGGCTTGAATACTTTTAAGCCTGTTGAGGTTGAAGATGTCTCGAAACACAAGATGGACTCAGAGTATTACAATGTTCCATTTTCAACAGCCGATCGAATTAACAAATTGAAGCAAAGCCGAAGCGGGCGGGTATTTGCTGTTGGCACAACCGTTTGCCGCGCCTTAGAAGCGAATGCAACCGTTGAGGGTCGTATCCGTTTCGGAGAAGGGTGGACGGATAAATTCATTTTCCCACCTTATGAATTCAAAGTGGTAGATGCATTGATCACCAATTTCCATCAGCCGGAATCAACCTTATTAATGCTAACAAGTGCATTTATGGGGCATGAATTCATGATGAAATCATACAAGACTGCACTGAAAAATAACTACAAGTTCTTCGCTTATGGCGATGCAATGCTGGTGATGTAA
- a CDS encoding peptidylprolyl isomerase: MRVYQQFFRSSLRLFFILFTGWTNAISTNAQPTEKATSKSSPLLEIIRKTDQRDALALQKLLGKNAELDEAIFLGLGSIQADTAYAAIMKGLQHSAKKVRLAAAFALGQSLSDNSYTDGRMKEIIAKFQAERDEDVKSSILIALGKVGREKELEWLSQLRFSKSQIKLVRAQAESFARFAIRGVSSEVAVRVIGGILAAAPVTDTTKLDFAAYALARTPDPLIAPAESLLFVASRFRNPNTRMYAVNALSKIQTQLSLIAIFERTADSDWRVQVNAFRALVPFIKRIDSVGLSTLSNRYSSILKTANYHVKKSILESFQTAKIQSPEIYDAVALLLSDPSVDIQRTTLQTLASLDRDRAISLLKDLMEQKKPSVGAFQGIDVLIKTPQGVPTELVVWAQRNVTHPQKDIGVAALRAFGSAWISNAKTSRYAPLTNDVFQTNMLAWLSEFSNANPQNAGAVQEILSVLSIPEMKNVKYAAPVAKAMTLFKSNDNSETLIEFFKTLELIGGQDEIPKLAQYLNDENPQVRRKAGEAYQKITGALAEIQLKPYPEPSIKLSEVFLKSKPVIVLKTTRGEIEAELFPKVAPYTVASILNLVEERFFDGLLFHRVVSNFVVQGGDPKGDGTGGPPYTIRSEFSPLSYERGTLGMASAGKDTEGSQFFFMHSPQPHLDGRYSIFGKIVKGLPVLDLIEQGDRIVSIRVKKNK; encoded by the coding sequence ATGAGGGTTTATCAGCAATTTTTTCGCAGTTCACTGCGCTTATTTTTTATTTTATTCACAGGGTGGACTAATGCAATTTCAACCAATGCTCAACCAACCGAAAAAGCTACCTCGAAAAGTTCACCACTTCTTGAGATCATCAGAAAAACAGATCAGCGCGACGCTTTAGCCTTACAAAAGCTCTTGGGAAAAAACGCTGAGCTTGATGAAGCGATCTTCCTTGGTTTAGGAAGCATTCAAGCGGACACGGCCTATGCTGCAATCATGAAAGGGCTACAACACTCGGCTAAGAAAGTCAGGCTTGCTGCGGCCTTTGCTTTAGGTCAATCGCTATCCGATAATTCCTATACCGATGGGCGTATGAAGGAAATCATAGCTAAGTTTCAAGCTGAAAGGGATGAAGATGTGAAATCTTCGATTCTCATTGCCCTCGGAAAAGTTGGGAGAGAAAAGGAATTAGAATGGCTTTCACAATTACGTTTTTCTAAGTCTCAGATTAAACTTGTTAGAGCCCAAGCCGAAAGTTTTGCTCGCTTTGCGATTCGAGGTGTTTCTTCCGAAGTTGCAGTACGAGTTATTGGCGGCATTTTAGCAGCGGCACCTGTGACGGATACCACCAAGCTCGATTTTGCGGCGTATGCGCTTGCACGAACACCCGACCCGCTTATAGCACCGGCAGAGTCTTTACTTTTCGTGGCCTCGCGATTTCGTAACCCAAATACAAGGATGTATGCGGTGAACGCACTTTCGAAAATTCAAACCCAACTTTCACTAATTGCAATCTTTGAGCGAACTGCCGATTCGGATTGGCGTGTTCAGGTCAATGCCTTTCGTGCGTTAGTGCCTTTTATTAAAAGAATAGATTCGGTAGGGCTTTCCACACTATCAAATCGATATTCGTCTATTCTCAAAACGGCAAATTATCATGTTAAAAAGTCGATTCTTGAAAGTTTTCAAACGGCTAAAATTCAAAGCCCTGAAATCTATGATGCCGTAGCTCTGCTTCTTTCCGACCCTTCCGTTGATATACAGCGTACAACTTTGCAAACATTGGCTTCGCTTGATCGAGATCGGGCGATTTCGTTGCTTAAAGATTTAATGGAGCAAAAAAAACCTTCCGTTGGGGCTTTTCAAGGCATTGATGTTTTGATAAAAACCCCGCAAGGCGTGCCGACCGAATTAGTGGTTTGGGCACAACGAAACGTGACTCATCCCCAAAAAGATATCGGTGTTGCAGCACTTCGAGCATTCGGTTCTGCGTGGATTTCAAATGCCAAAACAAGCCGCTATGCACCGCTGACCAACGATGTGTTTCAAACCAATATGCTGGCGTGGCTAAGCGAATTCTCAAATGCCAACCCGCAAAATGCCGGCGCGGTTCAGGAGATTTTATCAGTTCTCTCTATACCTGAGATGAAAAATGTCAAATACGCTGCGCCCGTTGCTAAAGCAATGACTCTCTTCAAATCAAATGATAACTCAGAAACTTTGATTGAGTTCTTTAAAACCTTAGAATTGATTGGTGGTCAAGATGAAATTCCAAAACTTGCTCAGTACTTAAATGACGAAAATCCACAAGTTAGACGCAAAGCAGGCGAAGCTTACCAAAAAATAACCGGAGCACTCGCCGAGATTCAATTGAAGCCTTACCCTGAGCCATCGATAAAACTTTCGGAAGTATTTTTGAAATCAAAACCGGTGATTGTCCTTAAAACCACACGCGGCGAAATTGAGGCAGAGCTATTTCCGAAGGTTGCACCTTACACGGTGGCATCAATATTAAATTTGGTTGAAGAGCGATTTTTTGATGGGTTGTTATTTCACCGCGTGGTTTCAAATTTTGTGGTTCAAGGCGGTGACCCAAAAGGCGATGGAACAGGTGGGCCGCCTTATACCATTCGCTCCGAATTTTCGCCACTTTCGTATGAACGCGGGACACTTGGTATGGCCTCGGCAGGGAAGGATACTGAGGGCTCGCAATTCTTTTTTATGCATAGCCCACAGCCACATCTTGATGGTCGTTATTCAATTTTTGGAAAAATCGTAAAAGGATTGCCAGTGCTTGATCTAATTGAACAAGGTGATCGAATTGTTTCAATTCGAGTAAAGAAGAACAAGTAA
- the murI gene encoding glutamate racemase: MNYNQEKNSPIGIFDSGVGGLTVLRKIKEHLPNENLVYFGDTARVPYGSKSESTVKRYAEEDVRVLLKYHPKLIVVACNTVSALALHEARAAAGLEIPLIGVIEAGAKLASEKTQNGKIGVIGTEATVNSQAYPIEIHRVNKRIEVYSKACPLFVPLAEEGFEGHQATKLIAQDYLAELIEKKIDTLVLGCTHYPILKRPIAEVMRENLSQVEIIDSAEAIASEVQRLLTLKPLMREDSEGQSNLTFLVSDVPQKFSLIAERFLGVKAPQVEVVKIL; this comes from the coding sequence GTGAACTACAATCAAGAGAAGAATTCCCCGATTGGTATTTTCGATTCAGGTGTTGGCGGTTTGACTGTATTACGAAAAATTAAGGAACACCTTCCCAATGAAAACCTTGTCTATTTCGGCGATACCGCTCGCGTGCCTTATGGCTCGAAGTCAGAATCGACAGTCAAGCGATATGCCGAAGAAGATGTAAGGGTATTGTTGAAATATCACCCAAAGCTGATTGTGGTGGCCTGCAATACGGTATCAGCACTTGCTTTGCATGAAGCGCGCGCGGCCGCCGGGCTTGAGATTCCTTTAATTGGAGTGATTGAAGCAGGAGCGAAGCTCGCCTCTGAAAAGACCCAAAACGGGAAAATTGGGGTAATTGGAACAGAAGCGACAGTGAATTCCCAAGCCTATCCGATCGAGATTCACCGAGTGAATAAACGGATTGAGGTATATTCTAAAGCTTGTCCTCTTTTTGTACCGCTTGCAGAAGAAGGCTTTGAGGGACATCAAGCCACGAAGCTTATCGCTCAAGATTATTTGGCGGAGTTGATTGAAAAAAAAATTGATACCCTCGTTTTGGGATGTACTCACTATCCGATCTTAAAAAGGCCGATTGCTGAAGTAATGCGAGAGAATCTTTCGCAGGTAGAAATTATCGACTCCGCCGAAGCCATTGCGAGTGAGGTTCAACGGCTTTTAACATTGAAACCGTTGATGAGAGAGGACTCTGAGGGTCAATCAAATTTAACCTTTTTGGTGAGTGATGTCCCGCAAAAATTTTCACTCATTGCCGAGCGATTCTTGGGCGTTAAGGCGCCACAAGTCGAAGTAGTGAAAATACTTTAA